From a region of the Triticum aestivum cultivar Chinese Spring chromosome 7D, IWGSC CS RefSeq v2.1, whole genome shotgun sequence genome:
- the LOC123170722 gene encoding uncharacterized protein: MRVKNKANRGKEGVHAQGNRNHYLHKAVNEEKLKRPLSHMQAWEITHTRKDTKPGEPKYYGKKTAHRKKAYSDGYLALHPDTPDPIAADLDERVVVGMGPKEHGREAVLDAVITPTISYTQLRRINPTLSEHTSTPMSSAPSLSLFQEQQTLFYEFHHVIL, translated from the exons atgagagtcaaaaacaaggctaaccgagggaaggagggagtacatgctcaggggaaccgaaaccactatctccacaaggcagttaat gaggagaaactgaagcggccgctctcacacatgcaaGCGTGGGAGATCACCCATACGCGGAAGGAcaccaagcctggcgagcccaagtactacggcaagaagaccgcgcataggaagaaggcctactccgatgggtatctggcgttacatcctgacacacctgaccccattgcggcggatctggacgaaagggtggtggtgggcatggggccgaaggagcacggtcgggaggcggttctcgatgctgtgatcactcctactatctcctacacacagctccgtcggatcAACCCGACCCTGAGCGAGCACACGAGCACGCCCATGAGCAGTGCACCGTCactgtccctctttcaggagcagcaaact TTGTTTTATGAGTTTCATCATGTCATactgtag